atggatggagccaaatacaggaccattctggaagaaaacctaatggagtctgcaaaagacctgagactgggacggagatttgtcttccaacaagacaatgatccaaaacataaagcaaaatctacaatggaatggttcaaaaataaacatatccaggtgttagaatggccaagtcaaagtccagacctgaatccaatcgagaatctgtggaaagaactgaaaactgctgttcacaaatgctctccatccaacctcactgagctcgagctgttttgcaaggaggaatgggaaagaatttcagtctctcgatgtgcaaaactgatagagacataccccaagcaacttacagctgtaatcgcagcaaaaggtggcgctacaaagtattaacttaagggggctgaataattttgcacgcccaatttttcagtttttgatttgttaaaaaagtttgaaatatccaataaatgtcgttccacttcatgattgtgtcccacttgttgttgattcttcacaaaaaaatacagttttatatctttatgtttgaagcttgaaatgtggcaaaaggtcgcaaggtactttcgcaaggcactgtatatcaatcaCTCTGGCTTCACCAGGGAACTAGAGCCCTCTAGAGGCCACTGAGGATAAATACAGCTGCTCCTTTATCATTAATACACAAACTCATGGATGGGCCAAGCCCACCGATCTGACAGGTGAAAGCCATATGGTGTAAACAATAAAGCAGAaccttatacagtaccagtcaaaagttaacacgtttttggttactacatgattccatatgtgatagttctgatgtcttcactattattctacaacgtagaacattgtaaaaaataaagaagaacccttgaatgagtagttgtgtccaaacttttgactggtactgtactagTATTCATAATGGAtcggagaaagggagaggaaacaAGGAAGCTGATGAAGAGTATTGAGAGACAAAGCTGAAATGTgcttaaagagcagcagtagtaCTCACAGAGTCTGTAGAAGAGCTGCTGAATGAGACTGAGTACATACACAGCATCATTCCTCTGGTCCacctgacagagacacagacagggtcAATGGGCATTATATTCACAGGAAGATAGACGGGTTAGCTGATAGTCTCAAAAACGATGCGCACGCTTTAATGGGGCAgaggtctgtgtgttgttgtgattctagatggtcagatagctagcaacaatgacaagaagctgccatgttgCGAACTGTAGGTGGCTCGTTTCacaatgtcttgttttgaggtgttttgactgatgtcacgtCTTTGCTAATATGGCTGTGTGTCTGTAGCTAGGTTTCCAACCAATTGGCGACAGATCTTCAAGTAAATATTcaaaaaatctgcataaaaaccaTATGTGCATTTTACCACGAGGTGTGTTTCCATCAAAAGCTGTGTGTGAGGACATAGTGCACATTAAAAACACTTTTGCGCTTAAGTTCCCATGTACCAGCAAATGTGCCCAATCTGGTTTTGGCGCATGCTTTTTAGAGAAGAGTTCGCTGATAAAGTGGACAGGGTAGGTTATATGACAAGATAGGCTAAGAGCAAGATCATTATATTTGATAAAGcaccgatcatcatgtcaccagcatTCAAATAATAGCctaccctcgatatttattggaaatttGCATGATCACCATGCACTTAACCAccatgtgaagttcatcataacttgtTTAATCTGCCTATACACTCATGCTTTTCCACATTGTGGTGATAGGCCTACAACATAACATATTTACTTCCAAGTTTACCTCAAAattatggttattatatcaacatTTGCACATAAAGGTGTTTCCACCACAATTGTCGCATACTCAATTTCACAACAAAAAGATTATCCACCCTTGTCTAGCATATTTTGTGTTGTTGACATTAGGACATTTTGCCCACAAATTTCCTGTTTCCACCAGGCCTGTTGTGACTTTTTTTATGCTTCAGGTAATTCATCCGCATTAAATGGTTGGATGGAGATCTGGTTTGTGTCTGTTACAAGTAATTGACACACTCACTGGTGCTGCTTGGATGACCAAACAGAGGTCAGCATCACTGTTCCTGCTGCCGAAACCACTCAGAGAAGAACCAGCCAGGTACAACCTcaccactgagagagagagagagagacaggggtggggGTGTAGAGAATTATGACAGTAGGATGatttagtgtgtgtctgtgtgtgttacataCATGGGAAGAGTctctggatctctctctgtaGTTGAGCTCTGCACAGCTCCTTCCTCTCCAGGTCAGTCGACTGCTGCTGGCATGCCTCAAAAAGCTCCACCATCTGACCACTCAGCTGAGAGACATAACAACTCACAGCATTTGTGCTGATACACATACGGGCTTTCCCACTGGGACTTGTTTTCCCATCATCTCTATTTGTTTGTGTACATCCATGTGAACGTGAATATAAACGCCCGGGTTGGATAAAAAGAAAACCGCTACACATAATATGCATTATTATCATGATCCTGAGGCTTACCTTGTCCTTGGCATAAGCCTGCAGTGAGCTACGAGGGTTCTCTCCCCACAGGGGGGGCATCCGTGGGGCAGACGGTTGGGGGCTGAGAGGCTGAGAGTGCTGGATTAGGGTAGACTGTGTTTCCCTGGGGCCAGGGcgggatacagagggagaggagcCGACAGCAGGAGGACTGCCATAATGGGGGACAGGGGAACTGAAGTGCTGTCTCTTTAAATTATACGGGCTGTGGTCTCCACTGTGCCTCCTAGTATACAAAGGGAGAAGacacaggagcacacacacacaggagaggaagacacacacacacattaggaaACTGAAACATTTGAGGTCTAATGTTTGGAAATGGTACCTGTGCTAATGAAATAGGGCAGGTAGAAGAAAACAGAGAAAGAATAAACAAGCCTTACTTCCTCCCGTTGGCCAGTGCAGATGCATGAGGACCAGGTGGGGTGCTGGGACTTGGCTTCCAATCATATAGGGGAATATCTGAAGGACCTGCAGGCAGGGTCCGACCATGGAAACTACACACACAGTGAGAATAGGCTAACACACCAGCATGAAATATCTCAGTAGTCGATAAACAGAGCAAAGAGATCAAGTACATACAAGTAGCTATACAGACTAAAGATAATGCATTTGATTCTGTATTGCTTGCGCACATATGGCACAAATGCAGGATTAATTTTAACACGGTTAGGAAAAGAGAAGTGATTTGTCAGCTGAGGAAACAGGAAAAGTAGTCTGCAGCAGACCCAGGTTTGGAAAGTCTTTGATAATACTTTAGGGTCTTTCAATGTCATTTCAGCATgtcatgacacccaccatctcagatagTTCCCGAAATCGTTTGTGTAGTaagaaacagataagattagcattcctgcaacattttgttgaaatataattagaTCTCTGAGAAATGTTTCTAATTGATTTCACACAAattgtgcattttacattttatGAAtcataatattcaataaatatagtagatGAAATCTGATTTGGACCCCAAAATATTCTAACAATGTGTGAAACATGAGGATTCCAAAGAAATTGTCAAAAGCCACACACAGACCACCCACACAAATCCCAACCCAACAAgtttgacaagtagtatggagctgcggCTCAGTGAATTTGTGATCGTTTTTTTACCCTGTTCAGAAAATTAGTCACTGAAGTTGTTAGGTTTATGTCCCATCTtacatcctgatattaccagATTCTGACAGGTAGATGGGGCTGTTCCTGGTATTCTGTGATTAATTTTAAAATAACCCACCACCACTCAATGGTTCATCCAAAGTATAAAATGACATATTGGTTCCTTTAACCTGTAAACCAGGATTCCCCAACTGGCTGCCCGCAGGATTCTATTTTCCCCCCATTATATtggtttgggcttcttgcagtcaatttgcagtctacatattatttgtaattatgttccggccccctgaccatatgctcaaaaaaaaaataaaaaaaaaaataataaaattctcccacggctgaatctagttgatgatccctgctgtaaGCAGTGTATAGACAAGGTACAACAGCAACCCATGCTTTGGTTTACCTGCAGTGATGCAAACTGGTGAGGGTCCAAAAAGGTGACAAAATTGTATTTTTATCATTTGCATCTTTTCAGAAAATAACAAGTACATAACACATATTTGAACAATCTCAATAGTCAGGAAACATGTTCATGGTAGGCTGGCATTGCTTAACTGATGATGTGGGTCGAAAATTATGTTTTGGTTATTTAGATCTCCAGTCGCCTTTCGTTTCCTGTATATGTTTACTGTTACAGGgaattgttcctaggccgtcattgaaaataagaatttgttcttaactgacttgcctagttaaataaaggtaaaataaatcaataacGTCACTAGcctaaatatatactgaacaaaaatataaacgctacATGCAACAATTTAGGATTTTAATTAGTTACAGTTCATGTGAcaaaaatcagtcaattgaaataaataaattcagccataatctatggatttgacaTTACTGGGAATGCAGAtacgcatctgttggtcacagataccttaaagaaatgggcctcaggatgtcGTCATTGTATTTTTGTGCATTAAAATTCCCagcgataaaatgcaattgtgtttattGTTCATAACATATGCCTGCCGATACCATAATCCCACAATGTGGAGCAAACCGCTTGCCAACACGAcgccatatacagttgaagtcaggaagtttacatacacttaggttggagtcattaaaactaatttttcaaccactccacaaatttcttgttaacaaactatagttttggcaagttggttaggacatctactttgtgaatgacacaaatcaatttttccaacaattgtttacagacagattttttttcacttataattcactgtatcacaattccagtggatcagaagtttacatacactaagttagctatgcctttaaacagcttggaaattccagaaaattatgtaatgtcttctgataggctaattgacatcatttgagtcaattgaaggtgtacctgcagatgtatttcaaggcctaccttcaaactcagtgcctctttgattaacatcatgggaaaatcaaaataaatcagccaagacctcagaaaaaaatggtagacctccacaagtctggttcatccttgggagcaatttacaaacgcctgaaggtaccacgttcatctgtacaaacaatagtatgcaagtataaacaccatgggaccacgcagccgtcaaaaaactcaggaaggagacgcattctgtctcctagagatgaacgtactttggtgcaaaaagtgcgaatcaatcccaccttgtgaagatgctggaggaaaccggtacaaaagtatctatatgcacagtaaaacgagtcctatatatccacataacctgaaaggctgctcagcaaggaagaagccactgctccaaaaccaccatataaaaaagccagactacggtttgcaactgcacatggggacaaagatcgcactttttggagaaatgtcctctggtctgatgaaacaaaaatagaactgtttggccataatgacaatcgttatgtttggaggaaaacgggtgaggattgcaagccgaagacaccatcccaaccgtgaagcacaggggtggcagcatcatgttgtgggggtgcttggctgcaggagggactgcttcacttcacaaaatacatggcatcatgaggaaagaaaattatgtggatatattgaagcaacatctcaagacatcagtcaggaagttaaagcttgttcgcaatgggtcttccaaacgggCAATGACCCGAAGCAAACTTCCAAAGATGtagtaaaatggcttaaggacaacaaagtaaaggtattggagtggccatcacaaagccctgaactcaatcccatagaaaatgtgtgggcaaaactgaaaaagtgtgtgagagcaaggaggccaacaaacctgtctcagttacaccagctctgtcaggaggaatgggccaaaattcacccaacttattgtgggaagcttgtggaaggctgcccgaaacgtttgacccaagttaaacaatttaaaggcaatgctaccaaatactaattgtgtgtatgtaaacttctgacccactgggaatgtgatgaaagaaataaaagctgaaatatatcattctctctactattattctgacatttcacattcttaaaataaagtggtgatcctaactgagacagggaatatttactaggattaaatgtcaggaattgtgaaatactgagtttaaatgtatttggcgaaggtgtatgtaaacttccgacttcaactgtgtccACCTCACTTTAGCACTTTTTTTCACTCCAAAAATGGTGTTGAACCATTCAGTACCAGTAGTCTGAAGCCTCTGCTCCTGTGTTGCAGGAAGTGCTCTGTTTAACCATCTAGTTGCACTTTACCAGACTGCACACTTATCGCAACTCAACACTCCTGCTGCACCACCAATCCACAGCTGCACAGAGACAGAACTGCGTTGCCACAAACCAAGAACACtatcagtaggtctatgttacACAGCATTTTGTAATAGTCCTTATTTTTCAGGTTGTGAAGCCTGGCCGGGTTGACGGGATGGAGTTGTGAAAACCAACCAATTCAAGTGCTGATGGAACAAGGTAAGATTAGAGACATGTCCAGCTGAAAAGCTTTAAGAACAGTGGCATCAGTCTTTAAAATGTAATATAAAATGTTAGGAAGAAAGGCTGGGAGGTAAAAACTCTAGCGATCTGTATCTGTGTTAATTGACGCTTTCAGCCTAGTGCTCTTTATCTAGACAGGTTACAGCAGTAATGAGTGGTAAAACATAAAACATGGTCATACCTAAAAACATCTCGCACATACATAGTGGGAGCTACTGTGCATCTCTCCTACTTTCATGATGTGTGTTCTAGTTAAATCATTTGTCAAGATGCAAAACTGTGCGTCTTTGGAAGATAAAAGTTTGTCGTGAGGAGGTAGGAGGGGGGCATTATTCATGGTCACAACCAAAAAAAAGCCTTGAAATCTTTGTCAGAGCCTAACAGGTCCATCGCCAAGTCCATTGTTCATAGCCGCAAAACAGCGCAACCCGTAGCCAAtggtcttcactaatattctacaatgtagagaatagtacaaataaaggtgtctccaaactttgagtggtactgtacatacacacacatacattacacacacgctgtaacataacagaatagtttctgaatgtactgtgtgCAGGAAAATAAAAGGCAAGTGATGTATCGGAAATTGTGTAATGGCATTATAGCcaacctaaaatattgtcatataattataaatacagtttatacaCGTTTTATACATATGTTCTGTATACATAGCCTCTAAAATATACATCAACAGATCATATGTCTCAGATTTTGTTTCCTTTTAAAGCTGTTAGTGTtattatatgatacaatatcagtacttgttgcatttacaacttaTCTAAGTTCTATCATCAACTGATTTGAGccagtgtatggctgtggattgTTTGAATGAAATGTTGGTATATTGGCATTtaatttgaaaaatgtatggaaTCATTCTCTAAAACGGATTGGCTAGCTAACACACAGAGTGCAGATACATTCTTCACATTCATTGTTTTACAAAACAACTTATCACTGCACTGGCAAACCATGGtcgaccaactccctgaccaacatggctgacctTTGGACCATCATAATGGAGGTTTATATCCTTTCTAGTATACTAAATCCTAATTCAATGGGCACAGTATTGTCCCATGAGGGTGCGGGGCTAGCCCATCATGCACAGCAGTGTTTTTGTTACTCTCTTTGTGCACATGCTTATAGGGGGCTCGAGAACAATGACCTTGTACACAATTTCGAGGACACTTTTAGACTCTTGAGCACTGCTTTCAGAAGTACCGGCTTAAAAGTATACAAAACCTCCGTTCAATTTCTTTAAAAACGTGTTCTCTTTAGTCTATatggacatacatacatacatagaaaGACCCATCCAGCAACATTATTCCATGGGATTGCCTTACTTTGTGTTAGCGATGTTTCGTGGAGCCTCAGCTAGTTGCTGGTGATGTTGAAGGAAGGCCTGAGGTAGCGGGTAGAGTCCATTACCGTGCCCGTTTTTGGAGTTGTAGGGCGGGCATCCCGCTGGCGCAGCGCTGGGGTACATGTTGCTGCTCACGGAGGTCCAACATCAACTGTGCCTCGGTGTATCGGTCACAGGCTAGATGAAGAACCAAGAAACAACGCCAAGATCTTAGCCAGCAGTCCTAAATATTTGTATcatttagctagcaagctagttatGCTAAattaggtaacgttagctagctattaaGCTAACGTTAGCAGTTTCACTTGTTAGTCTGTTTTTGAGTCTCTGCATCAACATCATCTGTTAGGCTGGAGAAAAAAATAATTGCAGTAAAAACATGTTTACTTTGGAGATTCGGAGTTTGCTCGTCAATAGCTCTCGTGCAGAAGGTCCTAGGATGATGAGTGATATATAGAATCAGATGATGGTACAGAGCTAGTTAAACCCTTTGTGTTTACGGATATTCGAACTCTTCCCTTAACAGAGACAAAAAGGAGGCAATACGATGTTTTCTTGGCCTCTGGTGATTTAGGGACCATCGTAAAAGTGCACTACCGGTAATTGCGTGTAAActacaaaaatgtttttaaattccTATTCAGAAGGGTTAAACCTATATGAAGATTACACACTGCATGGCACCTCCAGTCACTGAAGGGCCCAGCATTTGTATTATTTACCTCTAGCTACCAAGGGGGCAACATTTGACCCATTTACAAGGAAGCCCCCTATCTAGGTGAAATGGAGATGTAAAACCACATAATGTGAAGTCACTGACCCCCTCATCTATGCTATATTAATGATATTTTCAGGTCATTACTTCCCTGATTTTACAGCCATATTTCTTGTGATAGGTCTGATTTCAATACCTTCCTATCAATATAAGCTACAGATCTAGAAACAAGTGTGGTGGGTTCCTTTACAGCTCTTTCAAAATTATTCCCCTTTGATTTTGTACAAATATTtatcctattattattatttgttcacGTACAGATCAAATTTTCTTTAGCTCTATCCAGATGGTTTTGAAATCTAACACTGAAAAGTATTCTCAATATTGCACATATATAttccatagtgccctcaaagctaaaGAGCCTGGGACTAAgcacatccctctgcaactggatcttggacttcctgaccaGCTGCCCCCAGATGATAACggaaggtaacaacacatccgccacgctgatccttaacacggggCCCCtcgggtgcatgctcagtcccctcctgtactccctgttcactcatgactgcacagccaggcacgataTCCCCGTCTGtcctagcaaaacagtcttgtagcctCGCATATGCTTCATCCAACCACTTCCATACTGAGCGCATCACTGGAACTTCCAGTGGAACAGCTGAGTCAGAGTTGAACTCTATTTGAAGTCAAAATCGAGGTTAGTAACTGTcgatctgatgtccagaagtcAAATGTGATAATAGTGTGAACTttctgtacaaaaaaaaaaaaaaagaagataaaCGCGATAAAAGTCACAGAAAAGTTGCGTTGGAACTCGTAAGATATGACCCTTCTCAGTCAACATTGGCGAGAGGTTTGCTTTGTTAATACAACTCATGGATTACAGAATAAAGTTAGGAATGTTCATGCGAGACAGGAGTTAGGATTTTGCGTTTCATTGGCATTGGGACTATATAGGAAaatatatatgttatatgttaagACTTCAGTTGACAGAGATGCCTATGTAGTGAATTGTGCATAGGCCTATCAAATTTGTGACTGTATTTTATAGGGTATACTGTAGGGGTTTCCTGTAGGGTTTATTAACTGCATTCGGGTTGCGTGTGCAGTCTGGCAGTGTCACTTATGTGTGTGCTTTTTATGTCAGTTTCAGTTATGCGTGTGTGGAATTTATGGCGACTATTTGTGAAGTAAATAGGCTAAAGGCTTCCATGCATCAACCAGCTTGGATAATGTCCTATTACATTTTTAGCTAGTCTGATGCTGCGCATGTTGTGTATTTTGTGGAATTGCATTAGTGCAGACATTAGgtatttttttctttatttccCTGGTTTTGTCATTTTATTTTGCGGGGGAAATGTGAAGAGTGTTCCCTGGACAGTCCAGGGATCCCAGTTACCCAGGTTAATCTCTAATGTATACGGTTAGAAATGTGGTATTACACACCAAATGGTTCTGTAAGTGGTGTATGGCCCAATCCTAAATCATAtggacttgtggagatctgagtgGATTTGACTGGTGTAAGCAATATGGCAATAGCTTCAACTTTCCATCTTATAGTATTTGGAATTTTCACCATACTGCTTATACCAATCTCCACAACCTTTGATCTCCACAAGTGCATAGGGCCTAGGTTCAAAGGGTTTATTGGATATTGTTCCTATGATATTGCCCTTTGGAGGATGCTGTCTTTTGGAAGGGGTCTTAAACGGGTGTCTTGACTCTCTGATCATTTAGTAGCTTAACATGGTGGGCCTACTTCTCATAAGAGAATAGTTTCTTACCCtgatgtcctggctaaattccaatTTGAACCCTCTACCATAATGTTCATGTAATCATTCCTCTCACAAGTACTTATAGCTCATGAATCCACTCTCTGCTCTATGCAACTAACACTTATGTGTTGGCAGCTAAAAATAgccattaaaaaaatatttattatatTTAAGCAACTAATAAAAGATTGTTTTGGGCTTCATCAATGATACAGATGGAATGGACAAATACACAGGTCAAAGGGATATGCAAAGAACATTTGCAAAGAAACTATTCAGCTGGCGTGCCAATGAGAGGTGTGGTTGTCAATTCAATTTGTCCACAGGTTAGGAGGAACTGTGGTCAATGGCTTCACCTAGTGTCAAAATACAGAACATAAAACAATAAATCAAAGACAGAGGCAAGGCAAGCATGTTACAACTGCACAAGTGAGCAAATATGTAAAACCACTGCTAGAAGTGGTAGAACAAAGACCTAGGTAGGGAATATATGTTAAAACTGTACAATATTGGAATGTTTTTTCAGTGTTTGTTTCAAAACCATCTGGATACAAAGAAACATAAACTGTTAACTGTACCTGACTTAGTAACCAAGGCAATAAAAGGAAAACATATATTTATAGAGAATCAAAAGGGAATAATTTTGAAAATTTAAGGTGAACCCAACGCACTTGTTTGTAGATCTGTAGCTCATATGGACAGTGAGCTATTGAAAATCTGGAAATATTTATAAAAATTAGTGCAATGGAAAAAGGAAATTCTAATGGGTGTACTATGGATGAGGTAGGACTGTGACTTAACATCAACTGGTTTTACAGGTATATGTAATTTGGATAAGAAACTATTGAAAATTAGATATCTATGTGAACAAAGAACCACAGCTGTAATAGGATAAATATTTGTAGATTATCAAAGGGGAGGAGTACAAAAAAAAGGTGTAGCTTTCATAAGAGAGGTAAAGTTTGCacgtttgcagacaacacaacagtagtaggcttgattaccaacaacgacgagacagccaatagggaggaggtgaaggcactcggagtgtggtgttaggaaaacaacctctcactcaatgtcaacaaaacaaaggagataattgtggacttcagaaaacTGCAGCGggacctggtacggcaactgcaccgcccacaaccgcagggctctccagaagggggtgcggtctgcacaacgcatcaccggagacaaattacctgccctccaggacacctacaacacccgatgtcacaggaaggccaaaaagatcatcaaggacatcaaccacctgagccactgcctgttcaccccactaccatccagaaggcgaggtcagtacaggtgcatcaaagctgggaccgagagactgcaaaatagcttctatctgaaggacatcagactgttaaacagccatcactatcacaaagaggctgctgcctacatacaaacttaaaatcattggccactttaatgaatggatcactagtcactttaataatgccactttaataatgattacatatcttgcattactcatctcatgtgtatatactgtattttattccaTCTATTGCATCATgtctatgccgctcggtcattgctcgtccatatatttatatg
The genomic region above belongs to Oncorhynchus mykiss isolate Arlee chromosome 6, USDA_OmykA_1.1, whole genome shotgun sequence and contains:
- the tent2 gene encoding poly(A) RNA polymerase GLD2 gives rise to the protein MYPSAAPAGCPPYNSKNGHGNGLYPLPQAFLQHHQQLAEAPRNIANTNFHGRTLPAGPSDIPLYDWKPSPSTPPGPHASALANGRKRHSGDHSPYNLKRQHFSSPVPHYGSPPAVGSSPSVSRPGPRETQSTLIQHSQPLSPQPSAPRMPPLWGENPRSSLQAYAKDKLSGQMVELFEACQQQSTDLERKELCRAQLQREIQRLFPLVRLYLAGSSLSGFGSRNSDADLCLVIQAAPVDQRNDAVYVLSLIQQLFYRLSYIERPQLIRAKVPILKFRDKVSGVEFDLNVNNTVGIRNTFLLRSYAYAERRVRPIILVVKRWARHHRINDASKGTLSSYTLVLMVLHYLQTLPEPVIPSLQNEYPECFSPSMDIHRVPEGPRDIPPYSSSNQASLGELLLGFLKYYTSVFRWDKQVISVREAKALPKSNSLEWRDKFICVEEPFDGTNTARAVHEKVKFDAIKAQFAESWQMLQLRKDLNFILPIRNTIQR